One Vicugna pacos chromosome 12, VicPac4, whole genome shotgun sequence genomic window carries:
- the TUBGCP6 gene encoding gamma-tubulin complex component 6 isoform X2, producing the protein MASVPQLLDDLCEALLPAAKVHLGQRRGSRKRAKQSLKRVAYNALFTSLFQDETRRLQPDFSRLPVKNKILMLSFDLRVGGLGAEADRLEELVEGLEAAPGRPLAEMGSVLDLLVQLSGSGPPRAPRRGRDYFLPRGPVGRRVTYGGYDCGDLRAFEADVGALISGEESLCQDLIRRTLQVMEAAPGTGLLFSYGDPSGDRFERDTRVSLFGALVHSRTNDMDVRLDLPPVPDSADLAGLAIKVPPSVDPSEDEGFQSASNLTPDSQSEPSMTPDVDLWDAVLTYEASKRRCWEQVGCTPGHREEPYLTEAGRDAFDRSCRLRHGELQVVGGGLLQAPQPILVRERELVKDALNVLIGVVSTTFSLCQPAQAFTVKQGVHVSGASPESMSSLLSEVAECGTHYARLSHFSLQPVLDSSCSRGLVFQAFTSGLRRYLQYYRACVLSTPPTLSLLTIGFLFKKLGRQLRYLAELCGVGTGTALPGAGGGEPRAAAAFPTGVKLLSYLYQEALDNCSNEHYPVLLSLLKTSCEPYTRFIHDWVYSGVFRDVYGEFMIQVNQEYLGFRDKFYWTHGYVLISKEVEDCVPVFLKHVAHDVYVCGKTINLLKLCCPRHYLCCSDVPVPRISVIFSLEELKDIEKDCAIYVGRMERVARHSSISKEEKELRMEIAKQELIIHAREAASRVLSELSDRQMSVRMALDARKREQFQRLKEQFEKDQEAAGGGVVQRRRVARQEELDDDFSYARELRDREKRLKALEEQLERKARQALVDHYSQLSAEAARREQRALWKVQRRRLASARLRFLLDDQKQIQEMLKDVSEGKPLELLAALSGADSQASFLGPQHPARGSGSDSGRAEQHEAAWDCSNSQSVLTPKPLQSPAVGACGSQPGAGLPLGQAEGPEPFSVGLSIQDFLPMAPGAEQLAFPCSAPVLEDALQTIGSDLPLVAPSALVGSGPSGPQEYDFRTILRPAMAASASPGFLQTVGGGLGSEGQQLWEDTHTQLDMCVPDGQVPRHTSPQEGSSQATRQLLGQVSEGGVPTGGYASGMTPSWPQWNVHRHVSDASIRVGENVWDVAPSRPRWNVHGHVSDASIRVGENVWDVAPSRPRWNVHGHVSQSHVTLGMLPGEAESNVPRPHWTPPDHRSQSDLSLGAQSPAQEHEPQPPTETASGRSCVHMAGSGSGLEESGLQSSFSEGAAPAALGDGTPEEPGPGRSGDTEDLSPSCPPGSQEGMAAQSSPDLGEEAVQRWGQEQAYLAGLAGQYCLERYPDSFEAMSEPPIARLLHHGLPRAFTLPEEARVQSDADETAVQLSELLPLPVLMKHSITAPLAAHVSLVNRAAVDYFFVELRLGAHFEALRHFLLMEDGEFAQSLSDLLFEKLGAGQTPGELLSPLALNAVLSKALQYSLHGHTPHAANLSFALKFLPEAFAPNAPDVLSCLELRYKVDWPLNIVVTESCLSRYSGIFSFLLQLKLMMWTLKDICCHLKRTARVSQAAGSVQFRQLQLFKHEMQHFVKVTQGYIANQILHVTWREFRARLASVGDLEEIQRAHAEYLHKAIFRGLLTEKAAPVMNVIHSIFSLVLKFRSQLISQPWGPASGPRGAEHPNFALMQQSYSTFKYYSHFLFKVVSKLVNRGYQPHLEDFLLRINFNNYYQDA; encoded by the exons GCCGACCGTCtggaggagctggtggagggACTGGAGGCGGCGCCCGGCCGGCCCCTGGCGGAGATGGGCTCGGTTCTGGACCTCCTGGTGCAGCTGTCGGGCAGCGGCCCCCCGCGAGCTCCACGGCGCGGGCGGGACTACTTCCTTCCCCGCGGGCCGGTCGGGAGGAGAGTTACCTACGGCGGCTACGACTGCGGCGACCTGCGCGCGTTTGAGGCGGACGTGGGCGCTCTCATCTCCGGGGAGGAAAGTCTGTGTCAAGACCTGATCCGGAGGACGCTTCAGGTGATGGAGGCGGCGCCGGGCACCGGGCTACTCTTCTCGTACGGCGACCCTAGCGGTGACAGGTTTGAGAGGGACACCCGCGTCTCTCTCTTCGGAGCCCTCGTGCACAGCCGCACAAACGACATGGACGTCCGGCTGGACCTGCCCCCGGTACCGGACAGCGCCGACCTCGCGGGACTGGCCATCAAG GTCCCTCCGAGTGTGGATCCATCGGAAGATGAAGGGTTCCAGTCAGCATCCAATCTGACTCCTGATTCCCAGTCTGAGCCGAGCATGACCCCAGATGTTGACCTGTGGGATGCTGTGCTCACCTACGAGGCCAGCAAGCGGAGGTGCTGGGAGCAAGTTGGATG CACCCCCGGCCACAGAGAGGAGCCCTACCTCACAGAGGCAGGCAGGGACGCCTTCGACAGGTCCTGCAGGCTCCGCCATGGGGAGCTGCAGGTGGTGGGCGGGGGCCTCCTGCAGGCCCCGCAGCCCATCCTGGTGAGGGAGCGCGAGCTGGTGAAGGATGCCCTGAACGTCCTGATTGGGGTTGTGTCCACCAcgttttctctgtgccag CCGGCTCAGGCCTTCACGGTGAAGCAGGGCGTCCACGTGTCAGGAGCGTCCCCCGAGAGCATGAGCAGCCTCCTCTCAGAGGTGGCCGAGTGCGGGACCCACTATGCGCGCCTGAGCCACTTCTCCCTGCAGCCTGTGCTGGACTCCTCATGCAGCAGGGGCCTCGTGTTCCAG GCCTTCACCAGTGGCCTGAGGAGGTACCTGCAGTACTACCGGGCCTGCGTCCTCTCCACGCCGCCCACCCTGAGCCTCCTCACCATTGGCTTCCTCTTCAAGAAGCTGGGCCGGCAGCTCAG GTACCTGGCTGAGCTCTGTGGTGTCGGCACTGGCACTGCACTCCCGGGCGCTGGTGGAGGGGAGCCCAGGGCTGCGGCTGCCTTCCCCACT GGCGTGAAGCTGCTCTCCTACCTCTACCAGGAGGCCCTGGACAACTGCAGCAACGAACACTACCCGGTGCTGCTGTCTCTGCTGAAGACCAGCTGCGAGCCCTACACgcg GTTCATTCACGACTGGGTGTACAGTGGGGTCTTCAGAGATGTTTATGGAGAGTTCATGATCCAGGTGAACCAGGAGTACTTGGGCTTCAGAG ACAAGTTTTACTGGACCCATGGCTACGTGCTCATTTCCAAAGAGGTGGAGGACTGCGTGCCCGTGTTCTTGAAACACGTTGCTCATGACGTGTATGTCTGCGGAAAGACCATCAACCTGCTGAAGCTCTGCTGCCCCCGG CATTACCTCTGCTGCTCTGATGTTCCTGTCCCTCGCATCTCGGTGATTTTCTCCCTGGAGGAGTTGAAGGACATAGAGAAGGACTGTGCCATCTACGTGGGACGGATGGAGAGGGTGGCGCGCCACAGCTCCATCAGCAAGGAGGAGAAG GAATTACGAATGGAAATTGCAAAACAAGAATTAATCATCCATGCCCGGGAAGCGGCGTCCAGGGTCCTGAGTGAGCTCAGTG ATCGGCAGATGTCTGTGCGGATGGCCTTGGATGCCCGGAAGCGAGAGCAGTTTCAGAGGCTGAAGGAGCAGTTCGAGAAGGACCAGGAG GCTGCCGGTGGGGGTGTTGTGCAGCGACGCCgggtggccaggcaggaggaGCTGGATGATGACTTCAGCTACGCTCGTGAGCTCCGGGACCGGGAGAAGAGGCTGAAAGCCCTGGAGGAGCAGCTGGAGAGGAAGGCGAG GCAGGCGCTGGTGGACCATTACAGCCAGCTGTCTGCGGAGGCTGCTCGCCGGGAGCAGAGGGCACTGTGGAAGGTCCAGAGGCGAAGACTGGCCAGCGCTCGGCTTCGCTTTCTCTTGGACGATCAGAAACAGATTCAG GAGATGTTGAAAGATGTGTCTGAGGGGAAACCCTTGGAGCTGCTGGCTGCCCTCTCTGGTGCCGACTCCCAG GCCTCCTTCCTGGGCCCCCAGCACCCAGCCAGAGGCAGCGGCAGTGATTCTGGGCGTGCAGAGCAGCACGAGGCTGCCTGGGATTGCTCCAATAGCCAGAGTGTGCTGACACCGAAGCCCCTCCAGTCTCCAGCAGTGGGGGCCTGCGGCTCACAGCCTGGAGCGGGCCTGCCattggggcaggcagaggggcCAGAGCCATTCTCTGTGGGCCTCAGCATCCAGGACTTCCTGCCCATGGCCCCGGGGGCTGAGCAGCTTGCGTTCCCCTGCTCGGCCCCCGTCCTGGAGGACGCACTGCAGACCATTGGCTCAGACCTGCCTCTGGTGGCTCCATCTGCACTGGTGGGCTCAGGGCCCTCTGGGCCACAGGAGTACGATTTCAGAACCATCCTGAGGCCGGCTATGGCCGCCTCAGCTTCCCCAGGGTTCCTCCAGACAGTAGGAGGTGGCTTGGGCAGTGAGGGGCAGCAGCTGTGGGAGGACACTCACACGCAGCTGGACATGTGTGTCCCGGATGGGCAGGTCCCCAGGCACACCTCCCCCCAGGAGGGTAGCAGCCAGGCCACAAGGCAGCTCCTTGGGCAGGTGTCAGAGGGTGGTGTTCCCACAGGGGGTTACGCCTCTGGAATGACTCCCTCCTGGCCACAGTGGAATGTCCACAGACACGTGTCTGATGCCAGCATCAGGGTGGGGGAGAACGTATGGGACGTGGCCCCTTCCCGGCCACGTTGGAATGTCCACGGACATGTGTCTGATGCCAGCATCCGGGTCGGGGAGAATGTGTGGGACGTGGCCCCCTCCCGGCCACGGTGGAATGTCCACGGACACGTGTCTCAGTCCCATGTAACACTAGGGATGCTCCCAGGGGAAGCTGAGTCTAATGTGCCCAGGCCCCACTGGACGCCCCCTGATCATAGGTCCCAGTCAGATCTTAGCTTGGGGGCCCAGAGCCCTGCCCAGGAACATGAGCCCCAGCCGCCCACAGAAACAGCCTCAGGCAGGTCCTGCGTGCACATGGCTGGCTCCGGCTCTGGCCTGGAGGAGAGTGGCCTCCAGTCCTCGTTCTCTGAGGGGGCTGCGCCCGCTGCCCTGGGAGATGGCACGCCTGAGGAGCCAG GCCCAGGGAGGAGCGGGGACACTGAAGACCTCTCTCCAAGTTGCCCTCCAGGCTCCCAG GAAGGCATGGctgcccagagcagcccagacctTGGCGAGGAGGCAGTCCAGCGCTGGGGCCAGGAGCAGGCCTACTTGGCAGGCCTGGCGGGGCAGTACTGCCTGGAGCGGTACCCGGACAGCTTTGAGGCCATGT CAGAGCCTCCCATCGCCCGCCTCCTGCACCACGGGCTTCCAAGAGCCTTTACCCTCCCCGAGGAAGCCCGGGTCCAGTCGGACGCGGATGAGACCGCGGTGCAGCTGAGTGAGCTGCTGCCCCTGCCCGTGCTCATGAAGCACTCCATCACTGCCCCTCTGGCCGCCCA CGTCTCCCTGGTCAACAGAGCAGCCGTTGACTACTTCTTCGTGGAGCTGCGCCTGGGGGCACACTTCGAGGCACTGCGGCACTTCCTTCTGATGGAGGACGGGGAGTTTGCCCAATCCCTCAGCGACCTGCTCTTTGAGAAG CTCGGGGCGGGGCAGACGCCCGGGGAGCTTCTCAGCCCACTGGCGCTCAACGCAGTGCTGAGCAAGGCCCTGCAGTACAGCCTGCACGGCCACACCCCGCACGCCGCCAACCTCTCCTTTGCCCTCAAGTTCCTGCCTGAGGCCTTTGCCCCCAATGCCCCGGACGTGCTGAGCTGCCTGGAGCTCAGGTACAAG GTCGACTGGCCCCTCAACATCGTGGTCACCGAGAGCTGCCTGAGCCGGTACAGCGGAATCTTCTCCTTCCTGCTGCAGCTGAAGCTTATGATGTGGACCCTCAAGGACATCTGCTGCCACCTCAAGCGCACAG CCCGGGTGAGCCAGGCAGCCGGCTCAGTGCAGTTCCGGCAGCTGCAGCTGTTCAAGCACGAGATGCAGCACTTCGTGAAGGTCACCCAGGGCTATATTGCCAACCAGATCTTGCACGTCACCTGGCGTGAGTTCCGGGCAAGGCTGGCCTCGGTGGGTGACCTGGAGGAGATCCAGCGCGCCCACGCCGAGTACCTGCACAAAGCTATCTTCAG GGGCCTACTGACAGAGAAGGCGGCACCCGTCATGAACGTCATCCACAGCATCTTCAGCCTGGTCCTGAAGTTCCGCAGTCAGCTCATCTCCCAGCCCTGGGGCCCAGCCAGCGGCCCCCGGGGTGCCGAGCACCCTAACTTCGCCCTCATGCAGCAGTCCTACAGCACCTTCAAGTACTACTCCCACTTCCTCTTCAAAG TGGTGAGCAAGCTGGTGAACCGTGGCTACCAGCCCCACCTGGAGGACTTCCTGTTGCGCATCAACTTCAACAATTACTACCAGGACGCCTGA
- the TUBGCP6 gene encoding gamma-tubulin complex component 6 isoform X4, producing the protein MASVPQLLDDLCEALLPAAKVHLGQRRGSRKRAKQSLKRVAYNALFTSLFQDETRRLQPDFSRLPVKNKILMLSFDLRVGGLGAEADRLEELVEGLEAAPGRPLAEMGSVLDLLVQLSGSGPPRAPRRGRDYFLPRGPVGRRVTYGGYDCGDLRAFEADVGALISGEESLCQDLIRRTLQVMEAAPGTGLLFSYGDPSGDRFERDTRVSLFGALVHSRTNDMDVRLDLPPVPDSADLAGLAIKVPPSVDPSEDEGFQSASNLTPDSQSEPSMTPDVDLWDAVLTYEASKRRCWEQVGCTPGHREEPYLTEAGRDAFDRSCRLRHGELQVVGGGLLQAPQPILVRERELVKDALNVLIGVVSTTFSLCQPAQAFTVKQGVHVSGASPESMSSLLSEVAECGTHYARLSHFSLQPVLDSSCSRGLVFQAFTSGLRRYLQYYRACVLSTPPTLSLLTIGFLFKKLGRQLRYLAELCGVGTGTALPGAGGGEPRAAAAFPTGVKLLSYLYQEALDNCSNEHYPVLLSLLKTSCEPYTRFIHDWVYSGVFRDVYGEFMIQVNQEYLGFRDKFYWTHGYVLISKEVEDCVPVFLKHVAHDVYVCGKTINLLKLCCPRHYLCCSDVPVPRISVIFSLEELKDIEKDCAIYVGRMERVARHSSISKEEKELRMEIAKQELIIHAREAASRVLSELSDRQMSVRMALDARKREQFQRLKEQFEKDQERRRVARQEELDDDFSYARELRDREKRLKALEEQLERKARQALVDHYSQLSAEAARREQRALWKVQRRRLASARLRFLLDDQKQIQEMLKDVSEGKPLELLAALSGADSQASFLGPQHPARGSGSDSGRAEQHEAAWDCSNSQSVLTPKPLQSPAVGACGSQPGAGLPLGQAEGPEPFSVGLSIQDFLPMAPGAEQLAFPCSAPVLEDALQTIGSDLPLVAPSALVGSGPSGPQEYDFRTILRPAMAASASPGFLQTVGGGLGSEGQQLWEDTHTQLDMCVPDGQVPRHTSPQEGSSQATRQLLGQVSEGGVPTGGYASGMTPSWPQWNVHRHVSDASIRVGENVWDVAPSRPRWNVHGHVSDASIRVGENVWDVAPSRPRWNVHGHVSQSHVTLGMLPGEAESNVPRPHWTPPDHRSQSDLSLGAQSPAQEHEPQPPTETASGRSCVHMAGSGSGLEESGLQSSFSEGAAPAALGDGTPEEPGPGRSGDTEDLSPSCPPGSQEGMAAQSSPDLGEEAVQRWGQEQAYLAGLAGQYCLERYPDSFEAMSEPPIARLLHHGLPRAFTLPEEARVQSDADETAVQLSELLPLPVLMKHSITAPLAAHVSLVNRAAVDYFFVELRLGAHFEALRHFLLMEDGEFAQSLSDLLFEKLGAGQTPGELLSPLALNAVLSKALQYSLHGHTPHAANLSFALKFLPEAFAPNAPDVLSCLELRYKVDWPLNIVVTESCLSRYSGIFSFLLQLKLMMWTLKDICCHLKRTARVSQAAGSVQFRQLQLFKHEMQHFVKVTQGYIANQILHVTWREFRARLASVGDLEEIQRAHAEYLHKAIFRGLLTEKAAPVMNVIHSIFSLVLKFRSQLISQPWGPASGPRGAEHPNFALMQQSYSTFKYYSHFLFKVVSKLVNRGYQPHLEDFLLRINFNNYYQDA; encoded by the exons GCCGACCGTCtggaggagctggtggagggACTGGAGGCGGCGCCCGGCCGGCCCCTGGCGGAGATGGGCTCGGTTCTGGACCTCCTGGTGCAGCTGTCGGGCAGCGGCCCCCCGCGAGCTCCACGGCGCGGGCGGGACTACTTCCTTCCCCGCGGGCCGGTCGGGAGGAGAGTTACCTACGGCGGCTACGACTGCGGCGACCTGCGCGCGTTTGAGGCGGACGTGGGCGCTCTCATCTCCGGGGAGGAAAGTCTGTGTCAAGACCTGATCCGGAGGACGCTTCAGGTGATGGAGGCGGCGCCGGGCACCGGGCTACTCTTCTCGTACGGCGACCCTAGCGGTGACAGGTTTGAGAGGGACACCCGCGTCTCTCTCTTCGGAGCCCTCGTGCACAGCCGCACAAACGACATGGACGTCCGGCTGGACCTGCCCCCGGTACCGGACAGCGCCGACCTCGCGGGACTGGCCATCAAG GTCCCTCCGAGTGTGGATCCATCGGAAGATGAAGGGTTCCAGTCAGCATCCAATCTGACTCCTGATTCCCAGTCTGAGCCGAGCATGACCCCAGATGTTGACCTGTGGGATGCTGTGCTCACCTACGAGGCCAGCAAGCGGAGGTGCTGGGAGCAAGTTGGATG CACCCCCGGCCACAGAGAGGAGCCCTACCTCACAGAGGCAGGCAGGGACGCCTTCGACAGGTCCTGCAGGCTCCGCCATGGGGAGCTGCAGGTGGTGGGCGGGGGCCTCCTGCAGGCCCCGCAGCCCATCCTGGTGAGGGAGCGCGAGCTGGTGAAGGATGCCCTGAACGTCCTGATTGGGGTTGTGTCCACCAcgttttctctgtgccag CCGGCTCAGGCCTTCACGGTGAAGCAGGGCGTCCACGTGTCAGGAGCGTCCCCCGAGAGCATGAGCAGCCTCCTCTCAGAGGTGGCCGAGTGCGGGACCCACTATGCGCGCCTGAGCCACTTCTCCCTGCAGCCTGTGCTGGACTCCTCATGCAGCAGGGGCCTCGTGTTCCAG GCCTTCACCAGTGGCCTGAGGAGGTACCTGCAGTACTACCGGGCCTGCGTCCTCTCCACGCCGCCCACCCTGAGCCTCCTCACCATTGGCTTCCTCTTCAAGAAGCTGGGCCGGCAGCTCAG GTACCTGGCTGAGCTCTGTGGTGTCGGCACTGGCACTGCACTCCCGGGCGCTGGTGGAGGGGAGCCCAGGGCTGCGGCTGCCTTCCCCACT GGCGTGAAGCTGCTCTCCTACCTCTACCAGGAGGCCCTGGACAACTGCAGCAACGAACACTACCCGGTGCTGCTGTCTCTGCTGAAGACCAGCTGCGAGCCCTACACgcg GTTCATTCACGACTGGGTGTACAGTGGGGTCTTCAGAGATGTTTATGGAGAGTTCATGATCCAGGTGAACCAGGAGTACTTGGGCTTCAGAG ACAAGTTTTACTGGACCCATGGCTACGTGCTCATTTCCAAAGAGGTGGAGGACTGCGTGCCCGTGTTCTTGAAACACGTTGCTCATGACGTGTATGTCTGCGGAAAGACCATCAACCTGCTGAAGCTCTGCTGCCCCCGG CATTACCTCTGCTGCTCTGATGTTCCTGTCCCTCGCATCTCGGTGATTTTCTCCCTGGAGGAGTTGAAGGACATAGAGAAGGACTGTGCCATCTACGTGGGACGGATGGAGAGGGTGGCGCGCCACAGCTCCATCAGCAAGGAGGAGAAG GAATTACGAATGGAAATTGCAAAACAAGAATTAATCATCCATGCCCGGGAAGCGGCGTCCAGGGTCCTGAGTGAGCTCAGTG ATCGGCAGATGTCTGTGCGGATGGCCTTGGATGCCCGGAAGCGAGAGCAGTTTCAGAGGCTGAAGGAGCAGTTCGAGAAGGACCAGGAG CGACGCCgggtggccaggcaggaggaGCTGGATGATGACTTCAGCTACGCTCGTGAGCTCCGGGACCGGGAGAAGAGGCTGAAAGCCCTGGAGGAGCAGCTGGAGAGGAAGGCGAG GCAGGCGCTGGTGGACCATTACAGCCAGCTGTCTGCGGAGGCTGCTCGCCGGGAGCAGAGGGCACTGTGGAAGGTCCAGAGGCGAAGACTGGCCAGCGCTCGGCTTCGCTTTCTCTTGGACGATCAGAAACAGATTCAG GAGATGTTGAAAGATGTGTCTGAGGGGAAACCCTTGGAGCTGCTGGCTGCCCTCTCTGGTGCCGACTCCCAG GCCTCCTTCCTGGGCCCCCAGCACCCAGCCAGAGGCAGCGGCAGTGATTCTGGGCGTGCAGAGCAGCACGAGGCTGCCTGGGATTGCTCCAATAGCCAGAGTGTGCTGACACCGAAGCCCCTCCAGTCTCCAGCAGTGGGGGCCTGCGGCTCACAGCCTGGAGCGGGCCTGCCattggggcaggcagaggggcCAGAGCCATTCTCTGTGGGCCTCAGCATCCAGGACTTCCTGCCCATGGCCCCGGGGGCTGAGCAGCTTGCGTTCCCCTGCTCGGCCCCCGTCCTGGAGGACGCACTGCAGACCATTGGCTCAGACCTGCCTCTGGTGGCTCCATCTGCACTGGTGGGCTCAGGGCCCTCTGGGCCACAGGAGTACGATTTCAGAACCATCCTGAGGCCGGCTATGGCCGCCTCAGCTTCCCCAGGGTTCCTCCAGACAGTAGGAGGTGGCTTGGGCAGTGAGGGGCAGCAGCTGTGGGAGGACACTCACACGCAGCTGGACATGTGTGTCCCGGATGGGCAGGTCCCCAGGCACACCTCCCCCCAGGAGGGTAGCAGCCAGGCCACAAGGCAGCTCCTTGGGCAGGTGTCAGAGGGTGGTGTTCCCACAGGGGGTTACGCCTCTGGAATGACTCCCTCCTGGCCACAGTGGAATGTCCACAGACACGTGTCTGATGCCAGCATCAGGGTGGGGGAGAACGTATGGGACGTGGCCCCTTCCCGGCCACGTTGGAATGTCCACGGACATGTGTCTGATGCCAGCATCCGGGTCGGGGAGAATGTGTGGGACGTGGCCCCCTCCCGGCCACGGTGGAATGTCCACGGACACGTGTCTCAGTCCCATGTAACACTAGGGATGCTCCCAGGGGAAGCTGAGTCTAATGTGCCCAGGCCCCACTGGACGCCCCCTGATCATAGGTCCCAGTCAGATCTTAGCTTGGGGGCCCAGAGCCCTGCCCAGGAACATGAGCCCCAGCCGCCCACAGAAACAGCCTCAGGCAGGTCCTGCGTGCACATGGCTGGCTCCGGCTCTGGCCTGGAGGAGAGTGGCCTCCAGTCCTCGTTCTCTGAGGGGGCTGCGCCCGCTGCCCTGGGAGATGGCACGCCTGAGGAGCCAG GCCCAGGGAGGAGCGGGGACACTGAAGACCTCTCTCCAAGTTGCCCTCCAGGCTCCCAG GAAGGCATGGctgcccagagcagcccagacctTGGCGAGGAGGCAGTCCAGCGCTGGGGCCAGGAGCAGGCCTACTTGGCAGGCCTGGCGGGGCAGTACTGCCTGGAGCGGTACCCGGACAGCTTTGAGGCCATGT CAGAGCCTCCCATCGCCCGCCTCCTGCACCACGGGCTTCCAAGAGCCTTTACCCTCCCCGAGGAAGCCCGGGTCCAGTCGGACGCGGATGAGACCGCGGTGCAGCTGAGTGAGCTGCTGCCCCTGCCCGTGCTCATGAAGCACTCCATCACTGCCCCTCTGGCCGCCCA CGTCTCCCTGGTCAACAGAGCAGCCGTTGACTACTTCTTCGTGGAGCTGCGCCTGGGGGCACACTTCGAGGCACTGCGGCACTTCCTTCTGATGGAGGACGGGGAGTTTGCCCAATCCCTCAGCGACCTGCTCTTTGAGAAG CTCGGGGCGGGGCAGACGCCCGGGGAGCTTCTCAGCCCACTGGCGCTCAACGCAGTGCTGAGCAAGGCCCTGCAGTACAGCCTGCACGGCCACACCCCGCACGCCGCCAACCTCTCCTTTGCCCTCAAGTTCCTGCCTGAGGCCTTTGCCCCCAATGCCCCGGACGTGCTGAGCTGCCTGGAGCTCAGGTACAAG GTCGACTGGCCCCTCAACATCGTGGTCACCGAGAGCTGCCTGAGCCGGTACAGCGGAATCTTCTCCTTCCTGCTGCAGCTGAAGCTTATGATGTGGACCCTCAAGGACATCTGCTGCCACCTCAAGCGCACAG CCCGGGTGAGCCAGGCAGCCGGCTCAGTGCAGTTCCGGCAGCTGCAGCTGTTCAAGCACGAGATGCAGCACTTCGTGAAGGTCACCCAGGGCTATATTGCCAACCAGATCTTGCACGTCACCTGGCGTGAGTTCCGGGCAAGGCTGGCCTCGGTGGGTGACCTGGAGGAGATCCAGCGCGCCCACGCCGAGTACCTGCACAAAGCTATCTTCAG GGGCCTACTGACAGAGAAGGCGGCACCCGTCATGAACGTCATCCACAGCATCTTCAGCCTGGTCCTGAAGTTCCGCAGTCAGCTCATCTCCCAGCCCTGGGGCCCAGCCAGCGGCCCCCGGGGTGCCGAGCACCCTAACTTCGCCCTCATGCAGCAGTCCTACAGCACCTTCAAGTACTACTCCCACTTCCTCTTCAAAG TGGTGAGCAAGCTGGTGAACCGTGGCTACCAGCCCCACCTGGAGGACTTCCTGTTGCGCATCAACTTCAACAATTACTACCAGGACGCCTGA